One Bacteroidales bacterium genomic window, TCAATGCTTCTTACGTTTATCTTTATTAGAGGTTATTGCATACGTCTTAAAACAAATACGTCAAACCAAGCATCAACCCAAGGGCTCATGTCTTCAGTAAGAGTATTATTTCTATCAGAAAACTTATATAAATATTTTCTCCAAATTTCCGTTCCATCACTTTCATCGTATATGATACGCACATTTAATGTAGAATCAGAAAAAAAATACGGGAAACTATTTACTTTACCATCTATGGCATCATAATGCTTAACAATACCGTTGTTAAAAAACTCTGTATAGCTTCCGTTAGGTTTAATTTTTATTGTACCCATACCTCGCGTTTCTATAAGTACCCATTTCCCGAGTATGGCTTTCGCTGGGTCGGTTTCTAGATGTTCTTTTTTGCAGCCAAGGAGTGTAAACAATGCAATTACGCACAGTGTTAGAGAAAATTTAGAGGGTTTCATCCGTTTAAAGTTTATAAATAAATTATTGCAATACTTCTTACGTTTAGTTTTATTAGAGGTTATTCAATGCGTTTTTCAACGAATACATCAAACATGGCATCAGCCCAGGGGCTCATATCTGTGGTAAGAATGCTATTCTTATCGGAAAATTTAAACAAATACTTTTGCCATAGTTCCGTTCCATCCTCTTCAAAGTATGCAATACGTACATTGAGAGTTGAATCGGCGAAATAATAAATCGTATATTTCATTTCTTTGTCTAGGGCATCATAACGTCTCATAATACCATCTTTCAGGTATTCTATATAGCTCCCGTTAGGTTTAATTTTTATTGTACCCATTCCTCGCATTTCTATAAGTATCCATTTCCCAAGGATGGCTTTCGCAGGGTCGGTTTCAATCGGCTCATCATCACAGCTACTAGCCATAATGGCAAGTATGCTGCATAGAAAAATTAGCTTTGTAAAGGGATTCACTATCACAGAATTTATTTTATTTCAATTTATATTTTAATCCTATTACCAAAGAAAATCCATAGTGCCTCATGTTGCTACCTTCAAAGTAGTCAGGGTTCGAAAATTTAGTAAAACTATGCCTATAGATTATAGAAGAAAATAACGCCAAATTATCATATAATCCATAACCTGCTCCCAGCTCAACCAATCCACCTAAATCAAATTTTGAAACACTCTCTTTAACATCAAATGTTTTGCTCCCAATAATATTGCCATCAATATCAAAAACTGGTAATGTTGTTCCTGCTTTTAATAAAAGGGAAGGGGAAATGCCTATTTTAACAAACCCATTATACTTCTCAGATATTTTGTATCCAAACTTTAGCGGTACGCTCACATAATCGTAGTAGAATTTAAATGCGTAGCTTTCCTCAATAGTATTACCCATTATTACCTCCGTGGAAATCATTTTGTCTCTAAATCCTTGTTGGCTGTAAAGTACATCAGCCCCTACAGAATATTTAGCTGAAAATTTATATTCATAATTTAACCCGATCATAATTCCAGGTCTAAATTTCCTGTTGTTGAAAGTAGCATCAGAAGTAATATTTGTCAAATTTAATCCACCATGGATACCTATAAATTGTAATTGTCCAGATACATTAATTGAAATTAGAGACAGAATAATTAAAGCGAATTTTTTCATAGTTAAAGATAGTTATATGTGTTTTAATACAAATTCATAAAACATAGCATCATCTCAATGCTTCATCTTCGGTAAGAATCTTGCTCCACTAATTGCTGCTAAGATCATAAGGATTAATTTAAAGTTCTTTAGTCTGTTATAGTTTTTCGGCTACAACACAAGTTTTCTTAAATTTCTTCACCTCACCATTTGGATTGAAATATTCGATATAAACGACATAAATCCCTATGGGTAATCTTTGATTCTTGTTATCTAGCCCATCCCATGTAATTGTCCCTTCTGTACTAATTAAAAGATTAGAAACCAACCGTTTAATTTCTCTTCCCTCAGAATCAAAAATCCTGATATTAGCAACAGAACCCTCGTTAGGAAGTTTAAATGAAATTAGTAGATAATCGTCTTTTCCATCACCATCGGGAGAGAAGATCTCAGGGGTAAGCACAAATTCATCATCTTTTTTAGAGGGTTCAACCCATTGAGAATTTTTATAAGTGGGCGTTGCAAAACCAACCGTTTGTGCCGCTGAATGCCATGTTGATGAACTAGATGATTCTAATTCGGGGTTAATTCTTTCGAGAGATACCCCTTTAAAATCGTTTAACAACTTGGAGTGTAAGTTCTCAAAATAATGAAACTCGTCAATTACCTCCAACTCCTTATTCAGGAGAACCACATGATCTTCATCGTTATTAAAAGCAGCCATACTTGATGCAGTAACAAATGCTTTATTATTTTCAGTATGATAAAACATCTTTACTAAACTAGGGTTGGTTGTTATTACTGCATAACTTTGAGGGAAGAACAACTTTGAGGTGTCGGTAACACTATAAACCTGTTCTAACTTATTTGTAGTGCTATTTCTATTGGATTGCAAAATCTTACTTAAATCAAAAGTTCTATTTGATCGATTATAAATCTCAACAAAATCAACACCCCCTGTATTAGGATTAAATAGGACTTCATTTATTACAATATCATTCCACACAGGAGTTTGAGGTAAGGTAAAGGGTACACAATCACCAATAAAATGATTACCCGAAAAATCGGTTAAGTTTTCGCTAAAGCAGAGATTGTAAAGATTATCTGCCGAAATTGGTTTTTGTAATTCTAATAACACTTTCGAGTAGCCATCTCCCACAAGAGTAGCATTTGAAGGGTTTCCCATTTCGTTATCGATATTATAAGAATTAGTATAGGTGAGCATCAAACTATCCATTGGTTCTGAGAATTGAAGTATTATTTTGCTATCGTCAACAACCTCAAGTGATAGTAATTGTGGAGAGGTAATATCAGGATTCGTAGCCGCTACTGAGTTAATCGAACAAGGTGTTCCACCTTGTGGAGAAATTGATGCCCTCCAATTATTTTCCCCCTCCATAAGGTTGTGAAAATCGATTTTTTCTAATGACCAACCCCCTTCTTTTTTTTGCTCATCATCATACCAGCTATCGCTATAGCTAACAAGCGAGATAAGTGAACCTCCTGAATCGATAAGTTTTAGGGTCATACCACTATTTAGCAGCGCAGGAAAACTTGTCACTCCAATGGCATTGCCATACATACTCATAGTATTAACAGCACTTGTTGAACAGAGTATAGCATATTGGTTGGGAAGAATAGAATCTGCGGGTAAATTCAATGAGTAACTATTAAGGCATAGTTTCCATCCTTTAAGTGAAATTGTATCGGTTGAAGGGTTATAAAGTTCAATGTATTCGTATTGTGGCAACCCCCTTGAAGGGATAGGGTTAGTCATAACTTCATTGATTACAAGGCGACCAAAAGTTCCCTGCTGACCTAACCCAAAATAGATACTATCCCTAATAGATAATCCATTTAGATCTTTCACCCCATTAACTCTGAGTTTCAGTTTTCCGAAAGGTAATTTATCAGTTTTAAGAATTACCTCTTTGGATTTGTCAATTGATTTTGTTGCGCTTATAATATTTATTTCGTTCCTATTCTCATCCTCAATAGTATAATTTGCTTTTTTTGATGCATTATCAGAATTAATTTCTTTGGAGAACTGAACGCTAACAGTATTCAAATTAAAGGCTTTAACAGAAACGATAACTGGTGGGTAATCGGCGTTACATATACTTAAATCATCAAACCAAAGTTGCCCTGCTCGTGAAGTAGTATAATTGAAAACTAGACCGCTCCAACCCATTGTTGAATGGATAAAACTCTTACATATCCCTCCCAAAACAGGATAAGGATTATCCTTGGTAGAGTACCATAATTTCCATTCACCCTTTGGGGTTAATTCTACCCTCACAATCACCTCATTGTCTGCCCCCCAACAAAAAGAAGTATTTAACAACAATGTTCTAACACCTTTATCGGATCTCCATAACATCAAAGAATTAGAGCCTAATGATGGGTTGACTCCAACAAAAAAACCTGATATTGAATCTGATACAAGAGCCAAAGTGTCTGCCATCAAGGCAAAGCAAAAATAATTATCAGAGGAAGAATTCCAATTTCCATTTCGTAATGTAAAATTCCATTCAATCGGTTTTTCACCAATTAAAGGGAAGTTAACGGGAATTGATAGTATGCTTGCCCCAGAATTCAAACTTTGCTTGTGCTGTAGTGATTTTAAGTCGTTTATTGGTGAAATTGTTGATACCGTCCATTGGTCGCCTCCTTGCCAACTTTGATTTAATATGTTTTCAAAATTCTCATTCACCAGACAGTTATAATCCAATCCACAGTAAATTTCATCGGAAAAAGAATCACCCAACTGTTTTCCACTCACTTTAAAACGGTAAGTTCCTATTTTATCTAACTTTATATCACTCCATTCACTGGAACCAGAAATTAAATCCTGACTAATACTCGGACAAGAAAATTCCCCAGACCCATAATCTAAAAATAGAGTTAATTGATCATTGTAATCATTATCAACACTTCCAAATGCATCGGTTGCAATGACTTTTAGCGAAAAAAGTTGCAAGGGCTCAACAATGAAAGGCGTTTTTGCAACCTTCAATGAGGTGGCTTCAATATCAATTTTACACGGTGAACCATAAATTGTAGAGTTAAAATTACCGACAAAATCAGTTCCAGAGGTTGATGCCTCCCATCCATGGTTTGCTGCTGGAATATAGAACTGGAAAGGGAAATTATCATCCACTCTACCTTTTGTTAAAAATATCGAAATAGATAAAGAAATGGTATCACCATTAGAAATAACTAAATTTTCAGGTTTAGGTAAGATCTCAAAAACACCATCACTCAGAGAATACGACTCAATATCTATTTGTTCACCATTTGCCTTAATAACAAATCCGGCAATCTGTTCATTTAAACGCTTTGCATTCAATGGGTCAAAACAAAATAAGGTAATTTTTGAAGGTATTAAAGGCAATCCATCCGTACTTCCTCCATCAAAAATATTGAATCCAATAACCTCAACAGAATTCTCAGCATTAGTAATAGTACTTTTTATTGATACGGGATTTTGTGGTGTTGATAATGGAATAATCCCACCATCTGAATCCCCGCAAGTTATTAAAGATGATGAGTTACTTTTAAGTGATATTGAAGACGCTAGCATAGAGAAACGTTCGGGGACACTATATGTCAACGCGTTATATGTACAAACGCCAGAAACAATTGGGGGTGTTGAACCTGATGGAATTGATAATAGTCCGGTTCCTGTAAAAAGCGATAAATTTGCTATTCCTGAAAAATCCTTATCCAAATTTCCATTGCTATCCGTGGCGTTAAGCGTAATGCTAAAGGGTTGCTGAACGCCAACCCTTGTTGGTGTTGAGGAAAACTTTAACTGGGTTGCAATTACATCTACCCAAAAAATATTGGAAAATATCTGTTGTGGAAATATCGATTTAAATGTTGAACCCAGAGGATCGGCTGTAAAACCATGATTAATTGCATCAACCTTAAATTGTATTTTTTGATTATCGGTTAACCCCTGATCTTTTAAATAAACGTAAATACTAATATCTTTATACTCTCCATCAGAAATAATAAGGTCTCCAACTGAAAATGTAAAGTAACTTGTTTTGATATCAGGTTGAGAAATATTTATAGGCTTGCCGTCAACCACAACCAGAATTCCCTCAATCGATTTTAAGAGCGAAGCGGCATCAGCCATCTCCACCCTACTTATTTTAATATTCTTAACAATAGTTGGAACTCCATCGGTATTCCCTTGATCATAAATTGAAAATCTTATTACTTCTACTGCCCTAGCAGGAAAACTTGAAAGTGAGGATATTGCTATTCCAGCAGGTTGACTCACTGACTGGTTTACTGTAGATGTAGAATCGTTTAAAACGTTGATTTCATTCGAAATAATTTGCTTAAAATCTGATGAATTTGCGCTAATCTTAAACGTCCCTCTACTACTATAATTCAAGTCACTCCAGGTCGCTATACCTTCAAGCGGTGTTTTGGTTAAACCCGATGGTGCTGAAAGAGTGCCTGTTCCTTGTGAAAGTACTACATTAATTGGATTTGTAAAATCCTTATCTAAATTTCCAGAATCATCTGTTCCAGCAATTGAGATAGTAAATGGAGCATTTTTACTGACATTGGATGGGGTTTGCTGAAATTTAATATTAGTTGCTTCAACGCTTACCTTAAATTTATTGGATATAATTTTATGCGAAAAGATATTTGCAAAATCAGATCCTGAAACACCTCCCTCAAAACCATGATGAATAGAATCTACCATAACCCTCAAAGTCGATCCGTCAACTAAATTATTTTGTTTCAAAAAAAGGCTAAGCATATACTCCTTTGCTTGTCCATTCGGAATTAGAATGGCTGTTGAATCTACCTCAAGGCTAATTTTTTCCTCTGTTATTACTTGGTTAAGTATTGATACTTCACCATTTAAATCCCTAAGTCTAACACCACCTATCGTATTTACCCAACTAGCAGGAGTGGAAGTAGCAGCTTTTTTGAATTCCATTTTTTTCACCCTTGTGGGCTCATTGTCTAGAATAGAATTGTCTTTTATCTGAAATCTCAACACATCTACTGCAATAGTCGAATTATTTGTTGATGATGAAATAGATCCTGCATTAATTTGCGTAACTGGATTAAGAACCTCTGATGTAAGGTCATTATTATTCAATGAACTATAATTCAAGAGGATATCGTCAACCCAAAGAAGTTGATCGCCAGAGGAGCTATAATTATAGCATATCCCGAAACAGTTAAAATCCGAATGATTATTGTCTATTACACTCCCATAACTAATTAGGCTTGAAAACGTACCCGTAATAGATGCTTTAAGCGTAAAAGTGCCATTAGCCTTCCGCTCTACTTCAATTGCTCCGGCATTTGTTTTGCCTATCTGAGTTTGCCAATTTAGAGTAGATGTTATTATTTCTTGAGGAATGCCATTATCAACACGCCAAAGTTTGAGCAAATCGTCACTACCCGTTAGGTTTACACCTACGGCATATCCAGAGTATGCTCCACCTGACTGCATCTGGCTAGCATCATGATCGGACATTAACATTATCCACCATCGATTCGATGATGAAGGATCATACCCATGACGTACTCTAATCTGCCAAGTAACAGAACCTCTTAGGGGATTCCATGAAGGTAAAGGTGCGGATATCCTATCCATAGCATCGGTGGAATTGTTGAATGTATGTTTTAATGAGTAACTCCCACCCAAAGGAGAAGAAGTAGATGCAGTCCAACGCAAGTCAGGTGATTGCGTCCATTCGGTTAGATTACCAGATTCAAAATTGTATGATACCTGCGAAGAGCAGATCATCGGTAAAAAGGACAATAGCAAAAAGGAAAACTTTTTCATCATAAAAGAAAATAACATT contains:
- a CDS encoding PorT family protein is translated as MKKFALIILSLISINVSGQLQFIGIHGGLNLTNITSDATFNNRKFRPGIMIGLNYEYKFSAKYSVGADVLYSQQGFRDKMISTEVIMGNTIEESYAFKFYYDYVSVPLKFGYKISEKYNGFVKIGISPSLLLKAGTTLPVFDIDGNIIGSKTFDVKESVSKFDLGGLVELGAGYGLYDNLALFSSIIYRHSFTKFSNPDYFEGSNMRHYGFSLVIGLKYKLK